The following are encoded together in the Zingiber officinale cultivar Zhangliang chromosome 8A, Zo_v1.1, whole genome shotgun sequence genome:
- the LOC122011145 gene encoding protein LURP-one-related 5-like, whose product MESSPEPCTLFSSTPVQYLTVWRKSLLFNGHGYTVYDDADGSIVFRVEDYAHDWRRHALLMDRHGNVLLTVRRCRCNILNLWESWKAYKGDEDAQMITKGERRRPLFKAIKDLGSSSCTISMFTEQGSPRSPSLGYRMSWSRTKEWFTIYQVAPINTLVAEASRKYGSSTPMKLLDKDVLALRVFPGMDRALAMAMIMITNSMR is encoded by the exons atggagtcgtcgccggagccGTGCACATTATTCTCGTCGACGCCGGTGCAATATCTTACGGTGTGGCGCAAGTCGCTGCTGTTCAACGGCCATGGCTACACGGTGTATGACGACGCCGACGGAAGCATCGTCTTCCGCGTCGAAGACTACGCCCACGACTGGCGCCGCCACGCCCTCCTCATGGACCGCCACGGCAACGTCCTCCTCACCGTTCGCCGCTGCCGCTGCAAC ATACTGAACTTGTGGGAGAGTTGGAAAGCCTACAAGGGAGACGAAGATGCACAGATGATCACTAAGGGTGAAAGGCGGAGGCCATTGTTTAAGGCAATTAAAGACTTGGGGAGTTCTAGTTGCACCATCTCCATGTTCACCGAACAAGGATCACCGAGGTCGCCTTCTTTAGGTTATCGGATGAGCTGGTCGCGGACGAAGGAATGGTTTACCATATATCAAGTTGCTCCAATAAACACACTCGTAGCTGAG GCAAGTAGAAAATATGGATCATCGACGCCGATGAAATTACTCGACAAAGATGTTCTAGCACTGAGGGTGTTCCCCGGAATGGATCGAGCATTAGCAATGGCAATGATAATGATAACAAATTCAATGAGATAG